From one Salvelinus alpinus chromosome 14, SLU_Salpinus.1, whole genome shotgun sequence genomic stretch:
- the LOC139538806 gene encoding syntaxin-19-like — MRDRLEELRQRAQEFREARNKADETSFPEEDADPDDPAWVSVATPQQAVVFEEEPVLDNFLSEAQHIRGDITELETEVKKFSQHQRSLVATMRRFSVMKKESSVTRDIKLQAERIHRQLDALFKKAQSLEGLQGLATATTRIQRSQHAALHRQFQQVMRLYNDSILSKQERCKHFIIRQLEVSGRDVTEEEVDEMVAAGKWEVFNQNLLNNERITRSKLSEIEQRHKELMNLESNMKELRDLFMDVFMLVEEQGDYIDHIQTSVEKTQDYVTVSNEKFKMAARYRKKNPLRRLCCCCCPWW; from the exons ATGAGGGACCGTCTGGAGGAGCTGCGTCAGAGGGCCCAGGAGTTCCGGGAGGCAAGAAACAAGGCAGATGAGACCTCATTCCCTGAGGAAGACGCTGACCCAGATGACCCAGCATGGGTTAGTGTCGCCACTCCACAGCAGGCTGTGGTGTTTGAGGAGGAACCAGTCCTGGACAACTTCCTGTCCGAGGCTCAGCATATCCGCGGTGACATCACTGAGCTCGAAACCGAG GTGAAGAAGTTTAGCCAGCATCAAAGGAGCCTGGTGGCAACCATGCGTCGTTTCAGTGTGATGAAAAAGGAGAGCAGTGTGACGAGGGACATCAAGCTGCAGGCAGAGCGCATCCACAGACAGCTGGACGCCCTCTTCAAGAAGGCACAGAGTTTAGAAGGCCTGCAGGGACTAGCTACAGCCACTACACGCATCCAACGCTCCCAACACGCAGCGCTACACAGACAATTCCAGCAG GTGATGCGTTTGTACAACGACTCCATTCTCAGTAAACAGGAGCGGTGTAAACACTTCATCATCCGTCAGCTGGAGGTGTCTGGTCGCGACGTCACCGAGGAGGAAGTGGACGAAATGGTTGCTGCGGGGAAGTGGGAGGTGTTTAACCAGAACCTCCTCAACAATGAACGCATCACACGCTCTAAGCTGTCTGAGATCGAGCAGAGACACAAG GAGCTGATGAATCTGGAGAGCAACATGAAAGAGCTGAGAGATCTGTTCATGGATGTCTTTATGTTGGTGGAGGAGCAGGGAGACTACATAGACCACATCCAGACCAGCGTAGAGAAGACACAGGACTATGTCACTGTCAGTAACGAGAAGTTTAAAATGGCTGCCAGGTACAGGAAAAAGAACCCTTTGAGGAGgctctgctgctgttgctgccccTGGTGGTGA